In a genomic window of Rhopalosiphum maidis isolate BTI-1 chromosome 4, ASM367621v3, whole genome shotgun sequence:
- the LOC113549098 gene encoding probable NADH dehydrogenase [ubiquinone] 1 alpha subcomplex subunit 12, producing the protein MNKIFPFNKFVTGLNIIKANGGPLNAFKKLFRHDELKIGTLVGTDEMGNRYYENNLYFYGRNRWVEYNEKVFLNYDASQIPAEWYGWIHYKTDLLPHNDPNRPKYKWMAKHTENETGTEREYVPYSTMPPKIQAWVPPNKN; encoded by the exons atgaataaaatttttccttttaataaatttgtcacCGGCTTGAACATAATCAAAGCCAACGGTGGACCATTAAACGCcttcaaaaaattgttcag acacGATGAATTGAAAATTGGTACATTAGTTGGTACTGATGAAATGGGCAATCgttattatgaaaacaatctatatttttatg GACGTAATCGTTGGGTAGAGTACaatgaaaaagtttttttgaattatgatgCTAGTCAAATTCCTGCTGAATGGTATGGTTGGATCCATTACAAAACGGACCTTCTCCcacataat GATCCAAACAGACCTAAATATAAATGGATGGCTAAACATACAGAAAACGAAACTGGTACTGAACGCGAATATGTACCATACAGTACAATGCCACCAAAAATTCAAGCTTGGGTACcaccaaataaaaattaa